TCTGTGCCCATGGTGACCAGCCCGCCGACGGTCACCACCAGCAGCGGCAAACTGAACTTGCTTCTCCGCTCGCTCGACGGCTCACGAACTGACCAGCTCAAGCGTCGCTGATCCACCAGTAGTACCTCTCGGCCAGCCCTCGTCCCGCGCCCACCGCCTCAGCGTAAGACCTCACCCGTTCGGAAACGGCTGTCGTACCTCCGAAAAGCACCGCGAGCTGCGACTCGTACTTGAGGATGGCGGCGCTTTTGGCCCCGAGCTCCTGCTCAGAGAGCGTGACGGCATAGCTCTGGGAAGGAGTGTCCCATCGGCTCAGAGCCGCCGCCACCTCTTCGGGGTGCTCGGCATAAGGATAGTCCTCGTAGTAGGTAACGCAGTAGCCAGCGGCGCTCAATCGCCGCGCCGCGAGGCGAACGAGCTGGTGGTCCACGTGCCCTCCGGCTGACAATGGAGCAAACACTACGCTCCCGTTTTGCCCAAAGCGACGCTTCACTCGCCGCACCAGGGCCTCGACCAGCCAGCCATCGGTAGAAGCAACCTCGCCAAAGAGAGCCCCTTCGCTCGTGTACAAAAACTCGCTGCTGTCCTTGTCCCGACGATAAATGCAGTCCAGGTAGGGCCAGTGTTCGTGAGCAACACCCAGAGAGCTCAGAGCAGCGATGTCTTCTGCGCGCCGCCTGCGCACGGGATCCACGGGGTGTCCCCAGCGGCGATGCTGATCCTGCGCAAAGGGAGACAAGATTCGATAGTCAGGCACACCGGCGAAGCAGGTCACTACACGGACCGGCTGACCCTTCCCGACCAGTTGATAGAGTTGACCGCCGCAGGACAGTACCGCGTCGTCCAGGTGCGGCGAAAGGACGAGGTACAAACCCTCCATTCGAGACAGAGAAGCCGATGGTGACGCCATTTCGCCGGCAGTATATCATCCTTCCAGAGCCAAACCAAAGCCGCTCCGGCGGCGACACCCCTTCGAGAGCCTCCCGTTTTGGGCTGGCTCAAGGCCAGCGAGTATAATCGGTGG
The Chloroflexi bacterium ADurb.Bin180 DNA segment above includes these coding regions:
- the btrD gene encoding 2'-N-acetylparomamine deacetylase, giving the protein MEGLYLVLSPHLDDAVLSCGGQLYQLVGKGQPVRVVTCFAGVPDYRILSPFAQDQHRRWGHPVDPVRRRRAEDIAALSSLGVAHEHWPYLDCIYRRDKDSSEFLYTSEGALFGEVASTDGWLVEALVRRVKRRFGQNGSVVFAPLSAGGHVDHQLVRLAARRLSAAGYCVTYYEDYPYAEHPEEVAAALSRWDTPSQSYAVTLSEQELGAKSAAILKYESQLAVLFGGTTAVSERVRSYAEAVGAGRGLAERYYWWISDA